DNA from Felis catus isolate Fca126 chromosome B3, F.catus_Fca126_mat1.0, whole genome shotgun sequence:
AACCTGTGGGGAACCTCAATCACCCGGAAGTCTTAAGAAATAGGATATTCGCTTCACTAAGCTTTCTCATCAATTTAGTATTGATCAGAAATCTTGTTGGAACATTGAAACTGGAAGCGCTTCTGAAAGGTTGAGTTTCTTGTCTTTGCGCAGTTGAACGATGAAGCTGGTACCCTGTTTTAGTGATCTGGGACTCTGCATAGCCTGAGGCTCATTCTCTAGGTTGACAATAATGACCATTTTTTCAACGGTCATTATTTATTCTGCCTCTGTTAACATCACGACAAATAACACCCTTGAAGGTATAGTCTCTTTACTGGAATTTAAAGCTGATTAAGTACATGACCTTATGCATTTGACCTGATTAATCAAGGCTCCTGATTAATCAAGGGAAAGAGAACAACAGTGACTGAATGATGATTGGTTGGCAGATGGTGTCTCCCTAGGAAACTGGAAGGCTTGAAGTTAGTGCTTCAAGGCAAGACCTGCCTGTGGATGGATATCAGGGTGGGAAGGAAGGTAAGCCCAATGGGTAAATATAGATGTCTGCTCAGGACAATGAAGCAAAAATGGTCCCCAAGGTCAATGACCAGACTTTGTCTTCCCAGTATCAAAAGAAGTGCCTGACACAGCAGATGTTCGATACAAATTCATCAAAAGTATGGAGGCCTGCCCACCCGATCTATTCTTCATAGATTTCCTTAGAACCGTGAAGTGTTGATTGATCTACCATCCACCCACTGTCTATCCCTCTCTCCATCTAGTCTTTATGTGCTTACTATACGTGAAGTGCTAAACTGTAAGCTATAGGGGATTTGACAGTAAACAATATACAGCCCCTGATACAAAGTCAGGCACCCCTTTGTTTCAATGGACTTTTTAAAGGAGAGGGAACGATAACTGGTGGACTTCATAGAGTGGCCTGAACATAAACCGCATTCTCATATGCCAGCCCTACTCCATACACTCTTCACCTTTGGCGAATCCTGGTTACTGCTCCCTTGAAGGTTCAGTCTGTGAGCTTCTGAAGGGAAACTTCCATCTTCCTGTCCAGATGTGAAGGCATTGGTCACTGCCTGAGCAGGACACTGGGCTAGCTTCACTGATGAGTCCATCCAAAACAGTTTCGTCTTGCTTGCTTCCTTGGTAATGGACCAAACCAAAGTTTCTTCCAACCCTTCTCATCCCTCCTTACTCCACTTCACGTTCTCTCTTTTCAGAGCCGGAGGACGCTCCGAGAGGGCAAATGTGAAGGTCTGAGGCCACTTCAGGCCTGCAATCTTCCAGATGGTAGGAAAACGTCCAGCATGGCACTCTGAGGCAAATTccgggcacttgttaggatgttTACATCAAGAGAAGTAAGGCTTTCTTCACCCACCAGCCCCACTGCCCCACACTCCTCCAATTTTCCCTTGctgtatttcagaaaaaaagacactTCTCTCTGGTGTCACTTTAAagagaagaatataaataaagGGCCCAACAAAGGATTCTGGAAATCACTCCTCCTCAAAGGGCAACAGGACCACTTATTCTAAATACAGAGATGGATCTATATTCTACAGACAGAGTGGTCTGAAATTTGGAAGAACCATTCTTTACCATTACTAGGTTTGGCTTCtgtttttgatttaattttatttagctttatggattttttttttaatccaaagggttttttttctcctttacacaGTGTTTTTCTCTAAGTGCAAACCTCTAATTTGGTGACATTCAGACCTGGGCCTTTGCATCACATGTGACACTATGAGCtgcaatgtgctttttttttttttttttttcttgaaggactctttattttcttaaagttcttatttaaattccagttagctgtAATGGGGCTTTTGAGACCATTCCTTTCTGCCCCAGATCGCAACAGTACATTGTACTCTCTGGGCACGGTACAGTCAGAGGATCCTTTCTGTTTATGGCAATTGCACCTGCACTTCTAAAGTCATAGAACTGAGAGACCGCTTTGACTCTGATTCATCTTCACAGTGCTGAGGAGGGCCAAAGACACGACTCCCTCTCCACaggtggggaaaccaaggcacagagagatgatCTACCCAAAGTCACTCAGTAAGTCGGAAAACAAACTGAACAAAGGGCGAGGTAAGATCGCCTGTGTACCTTTCAGTGTCTCATCCACAAAACCAGACTGTGTCCTTCTCGAGTGAATGTACGTACTTGAGAAGAAAGGAGTTTTAGGTGGAACTTTCTATTAAGGTTGCAAAAGCTCTCTAGGAAATCAGGGGCCACAAGGTAAGAACCAGTAAGTATCCAGTTACCCCTTTAGTTAAATGCCCCTGACTCACAGACAATGCCAATTGTTATAGCTAGCTACTGATAACCTGGTTACCGACAAGAAAATTTGAGGGAAAAATCCACCCCTACCAGAAATAAACCTTGGCACAGCTCTCTTCCCGGTGTTACACCTGAAGTGTAACACACAAGTACTGCTCCCTTCTACACAATGCTTTTGTATCTGCTGGCAtgcagttgggggtggggtggggtacagacggagtgtgtgtatatgtgtgtgtgtaatatcaGACATTTTAGGGACAATTCTGCCCAGCAGAATATACATGAAATATGTCCAATATAGTAGTTCTCTACCCTGTttcttacttttgtttgtttttggttttttggtaacttttatttcctggtccagatttaatgaaaaaagtaaCGTTTTCTGTGATGAAGGCAAGAGTTAATGGGTAGATATGGCCGGCGGCTGATTTCGGCTTCACGGAAAGGAAGCACTCTAAGGGTTAAAGTAGCCTGAAGACAACTGGATGGGAATTTGTTAgacttgcaagtattttctcccagaaGCTAAATGATCATCTGTCCTGACGCGCCCGGCCCCCTCCAACACCAGGAATCCATATTCCCAGAAACCAGCTAGGCCAACAgcagccctcctgcctccctacTCCAGGTCAAGAAAGGCACAAAGAAGACCAACAAATAATACTGAGGCGGTGCTTTGGGTCTGGAAGACCTTGAGGTACCTGGAAAAGAGTACTGATGGCCCCATCTGGCCAATGGGAAAGGTGAGGCACGGAGAGACTGATTAAACACTTTAAGTCACAAGCGAGAGAGAACCAGGAACttaaggggggggggtgagggggacattctctttttcttctgtgggGGAGGACGAGGGGGAAACATACCACCAACAATAGCAAACACAAACTCTCAACAGCAAAGCGGCAGGATCCCAGCCACCCCAGGAGATCACCCTCTGAGCAGCTGTGAGGATTCCTCCGCAGAGGAAATCCTAGCTCCAGACTCGCTGCGCCCACCCTCGGGGCTGCATCCAGGGCTGGAGATTGAGGCAGGATTGGCCTGGGCAGGCACATAAGGTAGCTCTGCTTCTTAAGGCATGGCTGCTGTCTTTCGAGGAATGGGCTCACATCCGCGTTGGGAGGTGGGCGTCAGACCGCTGCCTCCCCTGAAACTACCCTGCAAGAAAGCATCATTTGGTGGAACACTGCTGCCTAGGGAACTCATCTCCCCCGGGGCTGGGGGCTTCCACTAAAGCCAAAACAGCGTCACCAAGCCAACCGACAACACATTTCTTGTGTCCCTTGGaagaataagaagagagagagagagagagagagagagagagagagagagagagagagaaaagaagacacaaatgaatcATAAATTTGCAGATGATTGTCTAACTAGAAAGCCAAGGGGAATCAaccaaaaaactaccagaactaAGATCAGAATTTGCTCAAGTGGCAGATTAAAAGTCAAGCATACAAAGAACCCATCGCTTTTGGGGTCACTTGGTGTGGCCTAACACGCTGGAAGAGCTGTGCTTTTCTGCGTGGCCTCCACGCTTTGTGCAACTTGCTAGATTTAAAAAGATGGAGGCGAGCCGAGGGGATGCCTCCTCCGCTGTCACCTCAGACACCAATGTGCGACAGGTGCCTGGGCTCACTGCTGCAGAAGGGGCGGTCACTCCCAGGGGGGCCCTCCCTGCAGGCCCGACCCAGCCTCTTTCTCCCCAACTCTTTTTCTATTCCAATCCCAAAGACACATAGGGAAGCTTGGCAAGGGTAGCTGCGGGAGCCACCAAGGGTGGATGTGGTCAAAGATTGTGCTCTGTCATTTCCAAGCAAAGTCCGTTTTTAAAAAGGCGGTGGGGCTGTCAGGTCTCCTGTCTGTCCTCTCAATGCCTCTCTGATCGGAAGCCTGGCGAGGCCACTGTGCTGAGCCCCGACGGGGGACTTCCACGGTCTGGTCATAAAGGCCAAGGGAGGCCGCCCAGGGCTGAGCGTGGCAGGCTGGCCAGCCAGGGGTGGCGGTCATTTGCGGTCCAGGTTGGCGTGCAGCTGGGCTTCCCGCACCATGCGGTCAAAGGAGCGCGTGTTGGTTTCCTCGCGCACCTTCTCCCGCACGTGGAAGGAGGCCCGGGCTGTGGAGCGGGCGCTCTCCAGCGCGCTCCTCCGCTCCCGAGACAGCTGCTCGCTGCGCTCCAGCTTGCGCCCGATGGCCTGCAGTAGCTCCCGCCGGCGGCAGTCTTCGTCCCTCTCCACCTTCTCCTTATTGGCGCGCTGGGCCCGCTCCTTTTCCAACCGACTCTGGCCCACACGCCGCGCCTTCTGCTGCACCGCTTCCTCGGCTGCCTGCGCCGCGTGTTGCAGCCGCCGCTCTCCGGCCCGGGCCAGCGCCTCCAGGTGCGCCTGGTGCTCGCGCTCTTTGCGCTCGGCCGCCTCCTTAGCCCGCCGGCCCTGCAGCTCCTCCCGCCGGGCCCGCTCCCGCAGCTCGCGGGCGCGCTGCTCCACCAGCTGCTCGTAGTTCTCCTGCGCGCGGCCCAAGCTGGCCTCCAGGGAGCTCCGCAGGCCCTCTCGCTCCGCGCGCTCCTGCCGGGCCCGGCCTTGCAGCAGCGCCTCGTGGCGCGCCCGCTCGGCCCGGCTCAGCTCCCGCTTCTCCCGCTGCAGCTGGCCCTCCTGCCGCTGCTTGGTGCGGGCCGCGCGCTGGGCGCGCTCCCGGCGGGCCTGTTCGGCCCGCTCGCGCCCTTCCTGCAGGCCCTCCTCCcgctgcttcaggttctgttcCTGCTGCAGCTTGCGCAGCCTATCCTCCCGGGCCGCGCGCTCCGCCCGCTCCCGCCGCAGCAGGCCCTGGCGCTCCGCCAGCTCCCGCCGCCGCTCCTCGCTGCGCTCGCACTGCCGCTGCCGTCGTCGCGCCGCCTCGAGCTCCTCGCGCCCCCGGCGGCCGCGCCGCTCCTCCACCTGCGCGGCCCAGGCCCGGCGGCCCTGCTCCAGCGCGCGCTGCTTCTCCCGCTCCTCGCGTTCCCGCCGCTGCTCGGCGCGCACGCGCTGTTGCTCCCATTGGCCGTGGGCCGCGGCGCGCTGCTCCAGCAGCAGGCGCTCCTCCTGGTGGCGCGCCAGCATCAGCGCCGCGATCTTGCGGTCGCGCTCCGGCACTCCCCGCAGGCCCCGCTCGGCGCGCACTTGACGCACTATGCGCTCCACGTGCTGAGCCGTCTGCGGCGAGTGGCTCAGGTCTCCCAGGCTGAAGCTGCGGCCGGTGAGCGGCACCAGGGCCAGGGCAGATGGGCGGCCCAGAGGGTTGGGGGCGGAGGACGCGGAGCCCGCTGGGCAGCTGTTCCTGGCCGAGGCCCGCGGAGGCCAGCGCAGCTCCCGCAGGCTCTCCCCGCTGTAGGACGACGACGACGCGCCGGACTCGGAGCTGAGGGCGCCCTCGCGACGGCGGGACAGCGAGTCTAGCGAGTGGCTCTTCCTACCTGCCCGCGAACCCGCGGGCGGAGGTTGCGTCCGAGCAGGGGACGGGCTGGAGGAGGCTTTGCGGGCGGCACGCGGCGCGGGCGAGGCCGGGAGGCTGGcgctgctgcagctgctgctgctgccgcccgCGCTGGCgcccgaggcggcggcggccgcctGGCCCAGTGGCGTGAAGAGGCGCCGTTTCTCCTCGCGCACGATGCGCTCGCGCTCGGCCCGGCACTGCTGCAGCTTGGCGCGTCGCTCCGCTTCGTAGGCCTCGTACAGGCCGGTGGCCACTCTCATGGAGCGGCCCGGGGCCTCGCGCACCAGGTCGGCCAGGGCCCTTGGCAGCAGCTCCACTGGCTTGACGGCGCAGCGAGCGCAGGCCTCCAGCGAGCGAGGGCTGGTCAGCACGTAGCGGCTGCCCTCGGCCTCCGGACAGTCGAAGTTGAAGAGGTCGAGATGCAGCAGTGGAGACTGCTCCCGCCGCCCGCCTTCTTCCGCTACGCTCGGGACTTCAGCCTTGCGGGGCGCCGCCGCGGAGGCCGAGGCCGAGGAGGCGGCGGGCTGCTGGGCGCCCTGGGCGTCAGGGGGCACGGACGCGGCGGCGCCGTCCCCTCCCGAACCTTCAGGCTcggctccctccttctcctcttccggCACAGGGTCCACCATGGCTGAGCCCTGTCCTTTTGTGGAGTCTCTGCGGATGACAAGGTAGGGACACCGAGGAATACATGAGAGCGGTTCCGTCTGCCCCATTCATATACACCCCCTCCCAACTTAATCCGCTTTGGGATTAGGCTCAGAGGCCCCGGGGAACGTAAATCATAATACCGCTGTCCTGAAAACCcaggcggggggtgggagggggcgggtACTGGTGCAAGGAGAAAAGCCTCAACCTCCGTCAGCCCCGGTGTGCAGGGCAGGGTCCTGGGGCCCGGCTCCCCAGGACATCTGGCCCGCTGGATGCATCTCCTTCCTGCTGcaagttaaaatgaaaagatcGCGGTGCAGGCAGTGGCCGGCCAGGGAGGCAGTGGAGGATTCCCGGGAGGATTAGTGTATTTGTTTGTAGCTTAGGCGGGGACCGGGGACGCAGCTTtgcaggaacaaaaaaaaaaaaaaaaaaaaaaaaaagaggcctgtTCATCCTCAGAGCTCATTGCTGCGAGGACCCCATTTGCCTAGGGAAGAAGTTTATTTGGGATTAGGCCCAGAAGCCCTGTGATTTGTATGATAAATTTACATGAGATATACCATACGATTTCCCCCTGCCAAAGGAGACCCGGGTCCGGAGCTGATGGAAGGGCAAAGCGAAATGCCTCAATTACAAAAGGCCTCCCCGGGAGGGGTGTTCgatcctggctctgccttttGGGCAGGGCTTGCTAGGAGCtgtgcccgcccccacccccacccctcgcgGGTGTTTGCTGGGGATGGGGAAGGCGCCTGGGTCCTTTCAAATGCACCCGATACCCTCCAAGTCTGAATGTGCTAAAGGCACCAATCCACCCCAGTCTAGGCTCGGACACCTGCCCCTGGATATCCTCCGGGTCCCCCTACCGTATCTCAGTGAGGTGGGCTCCGGGGACTCTGCCTGCCCAGCCACGCCAGTGCCCGCTGCTCCCGGGTCTCCCGGCCGGTTCACTCACCACACGTTCCGGGCTCCGGCCCCGCGCGGAGGGCTTTTGTTCGCAGCTCGCCGCTCTCCCCTGCGCGTCTTCAATCCCCGCGCCGGCGGGGTCGGGTTACTAACGGCTGCAGCCGCGGTAGGAGCCCCAGCTGCCACCGCAGCCACCGCCAGCGTCTCTCCATGGGGCCCGCACACATCCCAGACGC
Protein-coding regions in this window:
- the CCDC177 gene encoding coiled-coil domain-containing protein 177, whose translation is MVDPVPEEEKEGAEPEGSGGDGAAASVPPDAQGAQQPAASSASASAAAPRKAEVPSVAEEGGRREQSPLLHLDLFNFDCPEAEGSRYVLTSPRSLEACARCAVKPVELLPRALADLVREAPGRSMRVATGLYEAYEAERRAKLQQCRAERERIVREEKRRLFTPLGQAAAAASGASAGGSSSSCSSASLPASPAPRAARKASSSPSPARTQPPPAGSRAGRKSHSLDSLSRRREGALSSESGASSSSYSGESLRELRWPPRASARNSCPAGSASSAPNPLGRPSALALVPLTGRSFSLGDLSHSPQTAQHVERIVRQVRAERGLRGVPERDRKIAALMLARHQEERLLLEQRAAAHGQWEQQRVRAEQRREREEREKQRALEQGRRAWAAQVEERRGRRGREELEAARRRQRQCERSEERRRELAERQGLLRRERAERAAREDRLRKLQQEQNLKQREEGLQEGRERAEQARRERAQRAARTKQRQEGQLQREKRELSRAERARHEALLQGRARQERAEREGLRSSLEASLGRAQENYEQLVEQRARELRERARREELQGRRAKEAAERKEREHQAHLEALARAGERRLQHAAQAAEEAVQQKARRVGQSRLEKERAQRANKEKVERDEDCRRRELLQAIGRKLERSEQLSRERRSALESARSTARASFHVREKVREETNTRSFDRMVREAQLHANLDRK